From a single Ananas comosus cultivar F153 unplaced genomic scaffold, ASM154086v1, whole genome shotgun sequence genomic region:
- the LOC109705195 gene encoding uncharacterized protein LOC109705195: METLFEDLYTLERDKVYLATHCLERTAKVWWKRIKRNRASNLPPLTWEEFRGLFYVNYFPDSEKKKLQEQFRKLKQGNRTLTTFAEVLDRALWAEQGNAHIREDREASEKDGGKKRAQSSSGAQTKSRKPSKYPRTQSRGRGPQRCTICGGNHEPRTCDQREGKCFTCGQAGHISRYCPVRASPAPSVASAPATPAHYGGVPPAASSAGHAMVPRQPEATRFAPSGRVFAAQTRAEEPTEAEDRHVLA, from the exons ATGGAGACCTTATTCGAGGACCTCTATActttggagagggacaaggtctaCCTTGCCACTCATTGCCTCGAGCggacggcgaaggtttggtggaagcgaatCAAGAGAAACCGAGCTTCCAACCTTCCGCCATTGACGTGGGAGGAATTCCGGGGATTGTTTTATGttaactacttccccgatagcgagaagaagaagctccagGAGCAGTTTCGAAAGTTGAAGCAAGGGAACCGCACG ctcactaccttcgcggaggtgctcGACAGAGCGTTGTGGGCAGAGCAAGGAAACGCTCACATTCGGGAGGATCGAGAGGCGTCCGAGAAGGACGGTGGCAAGAAGCGGGCTCAGAGTAGCTCGGGAGCTCAAACCAAGTCAAGGAAGCCCTCGAAGTACCCACGAACGCAATCTAGAGGCCGCGGACCGCAGCGGTGCACAATCTGTGGTGGGAACCACGAGCCGAGGACGTGTGATCAACGGGAAGGGAAGTGCTTCACGTGTGGACAGGCGGGCCATATTAGCCGCTACTGTCCAGTGAGGGCTTCGCCTGCCCCTTCGGTCGCGTCGGCTCCGGCGACTCCGGCACATTATGGGGGAGTTCCACCTGCTGCGTCATCGGCCGGGCATGCGATGGTGCCACGCCAACCGGAGGCAACAAGATTTGCTCCGAGCGGGCGGGTATTCGCCGCCCAAACTCGAGCCGAAGAGCCTACTGAGGCGGAGGATCGCCATGTactcgcag